A section of the Pseudomonas sp. FP453 genome encodes:
- a CDS encoding recombinase family protein, with amino-acid sequence MENVGQLHRPKVYSYLRFSDPKQAVGSSADRQLHYAQRWAAEKGLVLDETLSLRDEGLSAYHQHHVKQGALGVFLRAVEDGRIADGSVLVVEGLDRLSRAEPIQAQAQLAQIINAGITVVTASDGREYNRAGLKAQPMDLVYSLLVMIRAHEESDTKSKRVKAAIRRQCEGWIAGTYRGLVRNGKDPQWLELTSEGWELIPERVAAVKRALELYSQGLGAGRAANIMHEEGFRLTTWGISGLQIYRMIKQPALRGVKRLTVDGEDYELEGYYPAILSDTEWAELQHLASQRFRRRGAGEIPGIITGIGLSQCGYCGTAIVAQNIMNRRRADGSISDGHRRLHCTAYSKNGGCSNGASCSVAPVERALLSFCSDQINLTRLMQAGDAGQTVQKQLVAARAAAAKIVTQLSKVTDALLADESGAAPLAFIRKARELEEQQVIAEKKVAQLEHEALATSGVVRPAQAERWAELAAQVAQGDYSAREKVRQLVMDTFNRIVIYMRGMDTNDGDGKFVDVQLFSRTGQHRLLRVDRKKGDWVASEDWG; translated from the coding sequence ATGGAAAACGTTGGGCAGTTGCACCGCCCCAAAGTATACAGCTACTTGCGCTTTTCTGATCCTAAACAAGCGGTTGGTAGTAGTGCGGACCGTCAGCTTCATTATGCTCAGCGCTGGGCTGCCGAGAAGGGCTTGGTTTTGGACGAAACACTGTCTCTAAGAGATGAAGGTTTGTCCGCCTATCATCAGCACCACGTCAAACAAGGTGCACTCGGCGTTTTTCTGCGAGCAGTCGAAGATGGGAGAATTGCCGATGGCTCTGTTTTGGTCGTTGAGGGACTTGATCGACTTAGTCGAGCGGAGCCAATCCAAGCGCAGGCCCAACTCGCCCAAATAATTAATGCTGGCATTACGGTGGTTACCGCCAGCGATGGTCGCGAGTACAACAGAGCGGGCTTGAAAGCCCAGCCCATGGACCTGGTCTACTCGCTCCTAGTGATGATTCGTGCCCATGAAGAGTCCGACACAAAGAGCAAGCGCGTTAAAGCCGCCATCCGCCGTCAGTGTGAAGGCTGGATCGCTGGAACTTATCGCGGACTCGTACGCAACGGTAAAGACCCGCAGTGGTTAGAGCTGACCAGTGAAGGGTGGGAACTAATCCCCGAGCGTGTTGCTGCTGTGAAGCGAGCACTTGAGCTATACAGCCAAGGTCTCGGCGCGGGCCGCGCTGCAAACATCATGCATGAAGAGGGATTCAGGCTGACCACCTGGGGAATCTCCGGCCTGCAGATCTACCGGATGATCAAACAGCCAGCGTTGCGGGGCGTGAAGCGCCTGACTGTTGATGGTGAAGACTACGAACTGGAGGGCTACTACCCGGCGATTCTGTCCGATACTGAATGGGCCGAACTGCAGCACCTGGCAAGCCAACGTTTCCGCCGCCGCGGTGCTGGCGAGATCCCGGGCATCATCACCGGTATCGGACTGTCTCAATGTGGCTACTGTGGTACTGCAATCGTGGCGCAAAACATCATGAATCGGCGCCGAGCTGACGGCAGTATCTCGGATGGCCATCGCCGTTTGCACTGTACGGCTTACAGTAAAAACGGTGGATGTTCGAACGGCGCCAGTTGCAGTGTTGCACCGGTTGAGCGCGCCTTACTCAGCTTCTGCTCCGACCAGATCAATCTAACCAGGTTGATGCAGGCCGGGGATGCTGGCCAGACAGTTCAAAAGCAACTGGTCGCTGCCCGAGCTGCTGCTGCCAAAATCGTTACCCAACTTTCCAAAGTAACGGACGCGCTCCTGGCCGACGAGAGCGGTGCAGCGCCATTGGCATTTATACGCAAAGCCCGGGAGTTGGAGGAACAGCAGGTGATCGCTGAGAAGAAGGTTGCTCAGTTGGAACATGAGGCTCTTGCTACATCTGGGGTAGTGCGGCCAGCACAAGCTGAACGATGGGCCGAACTGGCGGCGCAGGTCGCGCAAGGGGACTACAGCGCCCGAGAGAAGGTCCGGCAGTTGGTCATGGACACGTTTAACCGGATCGTTATCTACATGCGCGGCATGGACACCAATGATGGCGATGGCAAGTTCGTAGATGTGCAGCTTTTCTCTCGTACTGGGCAGCACCGGCTGCTGCGGGTAGATCGCAAGAAAGGTGATTGGGTCGCGAGCGAGGACTGGGGGTAG
- a CDS encoding DNA-binding protein: MNFDVNMGDLLIHSDRSFLRDLMRQAEATEGGGQRKTYRIVNDTADGFGVRQVQFSDGVSAREDDSLFCWRVQFTLSEKLSNPERVEKRRPANAATAQGAPGQAVGGGTSAAGEPGSTAELSGFESTLKRVDDWLGSGQ, encoded by the coding sequence ATGAACTTCGACGTGAACATGGGCGACCTGCTTATCCACTCCGACCGGTCGTTCCTGCGCGATCTGATGCGCCAGGCCGAGGCCACCGAAGGCGGTGGCCAGCGCAAGACTTATCGCATCGTCAACGACACCGCCGACGGTTTTGGTGTGCGCCAGGTGCAGTTCAGCGACGGCGTAAGCGCCCGGGAGGACGACAGCCTGTTTTGCTGGCGGGTCCAGTTCACGCTGTCTGAAAAACTGTCGAACCCCGAGCGGGTCGAGAAGCGCCGTCCGGCCAATGCGGCCACGGCACAGGGCGCACCAGGTCAAGCGGTAGGAGGCGGCACCAGCGCTGCCGGCGAACCCGGGAGCACGGCCGAGCTGTCTGGCTTCGAGTCCACGTTGAAGCGCGTAGACGACTGGCTGGGGAGTGGCCAATGA
- a CDS encoding phage baseplate assembly protein V: MEDAIKRAVERQFPELTGGYHLPRFAKVIAVPDAPAGAGVCDDFRPRFGVDLQVLGPDGEVDASLPVLSGVPLPVPVGGDEMGFYAFPEEGTTVVVCFAYGLPHKPYIQTVLPHGLTLPSVPKGDQVWQHSEACQQRVDADGNWLRQTDGKIQDKAVQREVEAMENTESFQSHTRTVDDHSTESVGGIKKIEALGALKLLSGGSASLAAVDDLHQATGRDLNLVVGQKHNATVGGDMEERIQGLRESVSGISQSMVSPKSWVGSVEVNSLRVLCELIDLVSEMNRLLSVHTHAPGSSPSPLDASSFQKMSADATLLSIGLKHITL; the protein is encoded by the coding sequence ATGGAAGACGCAATAAAACGAGCGGTAGAACGCCAGTTTCCCGAACTGACCGGTGGCTATCACCTGCCACGGTTCGCCAAGGTGATCGCTGTGCCTGATGCACCTGCGGGCGCTGGTGTCTGTGATGATTTCCGGCCGCGCTTTGGTGTTGACCTGCAGGTGCTTGGCCCGGACGGGGAGGTGGACGCAAGCTTGCCAGTGCTGTCGGGTGTGCCGTTACCGGTACCGGTCGGTGGCGATGAAATGGGCTTCTATGCCTTCCCGGAGGAGGGCACCACAGTTGTGGTGTGCTTTGCGTACGGGTTGCCGCACAAGCCCTATATCCAGACGGTGCTGCCCCACGGTCTGACTCTGCCAAGCGTGCCGAAAGGGGACCAGGTATGGCAGCACAGCGAAGCCTGCCAGCAGCGCGTCGACGCGGACGGCAACTGGCTACGCCAAACGGACGGCAAGATCCAGGACAAGGCGGTCCAGCGGGAAGTGGAGGCGATGGAGAACACCGAGAGCTTCCAGAGCCACACCAGGACGGTGGATGACCATTCAACCGAGTCAGTGGGTGGGATCAAGAAGATCGAGGCGCTGGGCGCGCTCAAGCTGTTGTCGGGTGGATCTGCGAGCTTGGCGGCGGTGGATGATTTACACCAGGCGACCGGACGGGATTTGAACCTGGTGGTGGGGCAGAAGCATAACGCCACGGTGGGTGGTGATATGGAGGAACGGATTCAGGGGCTGCGCGAGAGCGTTTCCGGGATTAGTCAGAGCATGGTCTCGCCAAAAAGCTGGGTTGGTTCTGTAGAGGTAAACTCGTTGAGAGTCTTATGCGAGTTGATTGACTTGGTATCTGAGATGAATCGCCTATTGTCGGTACACACGCACGCTCCTGGGTCAAGTCCAAGCCCATTGGACGCTAGTAGCTTCCAGAAGATGTCCGCTGATGCGACTTTGCTTTCCATAGGACTTAAGCATATAACCCTCTGA
- a CDS encoding DUF3800 domain-containing protein, protein MHLLYVDESGTPSDPSQSFFILAGVSIFERQTHWVETQMNEIAARFSPEDPYAIELHGSPMRSGKSEWRPFPMADRIQAIKDCLSIIANSRGKYRLFASVVERGAHGADDPIKSCFEQVASRFDKYLQRFNTQGKPERGIAIFDTSHTEKSIQNLARTFKNDGHSFGKLRNFAEVPLFLDSKASRMIQLVDLVAFAIFRHYQADDSQYFDIIKNSFDSVGGTIHGLHVRRASQNVGVAVQIATTTIVTPEAVLAVEEIAINNG, encoded by the coding sequence ATGCACCTTCTATATGTTGACGAATCAGGCACGCCAAGCGACCCGAGCCAGAGCTTTTTCATCCTCGCGGGCGTGTCCATCTTTGAACGTCAAACTCACTGGGTTGAAACCCAGATGAACGAGATCGCCGCAAGGTTCTCCCCTGAAGACCCCTACGCGATTGAGCTCCACGGTTCGCCAATGAGATCTGGCAAGAGCGAATGGCGGCCTTTTCCGATGGCCGACCGGATTCAAGCTATCAAAGACTGCCTCAGCATCATCGCCAACTCTAGAGGCAAATATCGCCTGTTCGCTTCGGTAGTAGAACGTGGAGCGCATGGGGCAGACGATCCGATCAAATCTTGTTTTGAACAGGTCGCATCGAGGTTTGACAAATACCTCCAACGATTCAATACGCAGGGCAAACCGGAGAGAGGGATCGCAATTTTTGACACCTCCCACACAGAAAAAAGCATCCAGAACCTTGCGAGAACATTCAAGAACGATGGGCACTCATTCGGTAAGCTCAGAAACTTTGCTGAGGTACCACTGTTTCTGGACTCCAAAGCGTCAAGGATGATCCAGTTGGTCGACCTGGTTGCATTTGCGATTTTTCGACATTATCAAGCTGACGATTCGCAATACTTCGACATCATCAAAAATAGCTTCGACAGCGTGGGCGGCACCATACATGGCCTTCATGTCCGTAGAGCGTCCCAAAATGTAGGTGTCGCGGTACAGATCGCGACCACGACGATCGTGACACCCGAGGCAGTGCTGGCGGTCGAAGAAATAGCAATCAACAACGGTTGA
- a CDS encoding type II toxin-antitoxin system YafQ family toxin, producing MAKPQKKQKRADLPKQCAQTPEFKKSWERYKRAGRRDMNEVRTVMVLLFLGEQLPAEYRDHALTGNWGGFRECHIGGDFLMIYENSRADLITFVDLGSHAELFA from the coding sequence ATGGCGAAACCGCAAAAGAAGCAAAAACGCGCCGACCTGCCAAAACAATGCGCGCAGACACCTGAATTCAAAAAGTCCTGGGAACGCTACAAGCGGGCTGGGCGCCGAGATATGAATGAAGTACGGACAGTGATGGTGCTGCTGTTCCTGGGCGAGCAGCTTCCCGCCGAATACCGCGACCATGCACTTACCGGCAATTGGGGCGGCTTCAGGGAGTGCCATATCGGTGGCGACTTTCTGATGATCTACGAAAACTCGCGGGCTGACCTGATCACCTTTGTGGACTTGGGGAGCCATGCCGAATTGTTCGCGTAG
- a CDS encoding type II toxin-antitoxin system RelB/DinJ family antitoxin: protein MSVLLKTTDVRCRIDEDLKERATAVLSACGLSLSEALRLFLHQVVTTQGLPFEVRVPSEKTARAMAQAREIRRQFDSIDEMLGDADGETAKEAKTRRPAKTMRADT, encoded by the coding sequence ATGTCCGTATTACTGAAAACCACTGACGTGCGTTGCCGCATAGACGAGGATTTGAAAGAGCGTGCCACTGCTGTGCTCAGCGCGTGCGGGCTTAGCCTCAGTGAAGCCTTGCGCCTCTTCCTCCATCAGGTCGTGACAACGCAGGGGCTGCCCTTTGAGGTGCGCGTCCCTTCGGAGAAAACCGCTCGTGCCATGGCACAAGCGCGTGAGATTCGTCGCCAGTTCGACTCAATCGACGAAATGCTAGGGGACGCTGATGGCGAAACCGCAAAAGAAGCAAAAACGCGCCGACCTGCCAAAACAATGCGCGCAGACACCTGA
- a CDS encoding potassium transporter Kup has product MGQASSPAAGAAHSTTKPIGMLVAAVGVVYGDIGTSPLYTLKEVFNGGYGVQVNHDGVLGILALIFWSLIWVVSIKYMLFVLRADNQGEGGIMALTALARRAAGERKKLRSFLVVCGLCGAALFYGDSMITPAISVLSAVEGLELAFDGLEKWVVPIALVVLVALFLIQKHGTDHIGKLFGPVMVTWFLVLGGLGVYGITLHPEVLSAMNPMWAVRFFEAHPGIGVAILGAVVLALTGAEALYADMGHFGRKPIARAWFILVLPALVLNYFGQGAMLLGDPEAARNPFYLLAPSWALIPLVVLSTLATVIASQAVISGAFSLTRQAIQLGYIPRMHIQHTSSAEQGQIYIGAVNWSLMVGVILLVLGFESSNALASAYGVAVTGTMLMTTILVSAVMLLLWKWPPILAVPVLVCCLLVDGLYFAANVPKIIQGGAFPVLAGIVLFVLMTTWKRGKQLLVERLDEGGLPLPIFISSIRVQPPHRVQGTAVFLTARPDAVPHALLHNLLHNQVLHEQVVLLTVVYEDIPRVPVERRFEVDAFGDGFFRVILHFGFTDEPDVPEALKLCHLDNLDFSPMRTTYFLSRETVIASKIEGMARWRESLFAFMLKNANGNLRFFKLPVNRVIELGTQVEM; this is encoded by the coding sequence ATGGGTCAGGCAAGTAGTCCGGCGGCAGGCGCCGCGCATTCCACCACGAAGCCGATTGGCATGCTGGTGGCAGCGGTCGGGGTGGTTTACGGCGATATCGGGACCAGCCCGCTCTACACCCTTAAAGAGGTGTTCAACGGCGGTTATGGGGTGCAGGTCAACCATGACGGCGTGCTGGGGATCCTGGCGCTGATCTTCTGGTCACTGATCTGGGTGGTGTCGATCAAGTACATGCTGTTTGTGCTGCGCGCCGATAACCAGGGCGAGGGCGGCATCATGGCCCTGACTGCGCTGGCGCGGCGGGCGGCGGGGGAGCGCAAGAAACTGCGCAGTTTCCTCGTGGTGTGTGGCCTGTGCGGCGCGGCACTGTTCTATGGCGACAGCATGATCACCCCGGCGATTTCCGTGTTGTCGGCCGTGGAAGGCCTGGAACTGGCGTTCGACGGCCTGGAGAAATGGGTCGTGCCCATCGCCCTGGTGGTGCTGGTGGCGCTGTTCCTGATCCAGAAGCACGGCACCGACCACATCGGCAAGTTGTTCGGCCCGGTGATGGTGACCTGGTTCCTGGTGCTGGGCGGCCTTGGTGTGTATGGCATCACCCTGCACCCGGAAGTGCTCAGCGCGATGAACCCGATGTGGGCCGTGCGCTTCTTCGAGGCGCACCCGGGCATCGGCGTGGCGATTCTCGGCGCGGTGGTGCTGGCACTGACCGGCGCTGAAGCGCTGTACGCCGACATGGGCCACTTTGGCCGCAAGCCCATCGCCCGCGCCTGGTTCATCCTGGTGTTGCCGGCGCTGGTGCTCAACTATTTCGGCCAGGGCGCGATGCTGCTGGGCGACCCGGAAGCCGCGCGCAACCCGTTTTACTTGCTGGCGCCGAGCTGGGCGCTGATCCCGCTGGTGGTGTTGTCCACCCTGGCCACGGTGATCGCGTCCCAGGCGGTGATCTCCGGCGCGTTCTCCCTGACCCGTCAGGCGATCCAGTTGGGTTACATCCCGCGCATGCACATCCAGCACACCTCCAGTGCCGAACAGGGCCAGATCTACATCGGCGCGGTGAACTGGTCGCTGATGGTCGGCGTGATCCTGCTGGTGCTGGGCTTCGAGTCCTCCAACGCCCTGGCCTCGGCCTACGGCGTGGCGGTGACCGGGACCATGCTGATGACCACCATCCTGGTGTCGGCGGTGATGTTGCTGCTGTGGAAATGGCCACCGATCCTGGCGGTGCCGGTGTTGGTTTGCTGCCTGTTGGTGGATGGGCTGTACTTTGCCGCCAACGTGCCGAAGATCATCCAGGGCGGTGCCTTCCCGGTGCTGGCGGGGATTGTGCTGTTCGTGCTGATGACCACCTGGAAGCGCGGCAAGCAATTGCTGGTGGAACGCCTCGACGAAGGCGGCCTGCCGCTGCCGATCTTCATCAGCAGCATCCGCGTGCAGCCGCCCCATCGCGTGCAGGGCACGGCGGTGTTCCTCACCGCGCGGCCAGACGCGGTGCCCCACGCGCTGTTGCACAACCTGCTGCATAACCAGGTGTTGCATGAGCAAGTGGTGTTGCTGACCGTGGTCTACGAAGACATTCCACGGGTGCCGGTAGAGCGGCGCTTCGAGGTGGACGCGTTTGGCGACGGCTTCTTCCGCGTGATCCTGCACTTCGGCTTTACCGATGAACCGGATGTGCCCGAGGCGCTGAAGCTGTGCCATCTGGATAACCTGGATTTCAGCCCGATGCGCACCACCTACTTCCTCAGCCGTGAGACGGTGATCGCGTCGAAGATCGAAGGCATGGCGCGCTGGCGCGAAAGCCTGTTCGCCTTCATGTTGAAGAACGCCAACGGCAACCTGCGCTTCTTCAAGCTCCCGGTAAACCGGGTGATCGAACTGGGCACCCAGGTCGAAATGTAG
- a CDS encoding NADH:flavin oxidoreductase/NADH oxidase — translation MSQLLEPYTLRQLTLLNRIAVSPMCQYSAEEGLANDWHLVHLGSRAVGGAGLIFTEATAVTADGRITAQDLGLWHDAQIEPLQRITRFIAAQGAVAGIQLAHAGRKASTHRPWIGKHGSVKPDDGGWVPVGPSPIAFDPQHTQPRQLDEGQIQQVIADFVAAAKRALTAGFEVVEIHAAHGYLLHQFLSPISNQRQDQYGGSFENRIRLVLQVTTAVREVWPQELPLFVRVSATDWVEDGWNPDETVELARRLKALGVDLIDVSSGGTAANAEIPIGPGYQTRFAERVRKEAGIATGTVGMITEPAQAEHILRTCQADIIFLARELLRDPYWPLHADDDLGGRKAIWPAQYQRATHRDQPIHESDLRD, via the coding sequence ATGAGCCAGCTGCTCGAACCCTATACCCTGCGTCAATTGACCCTGCTCAACCGCATCGCGGTGTCGCCGATGTGCCAATACTCCGCTGAAGAAGGGCTGGCCAATGACTGGCACCTCGTGCACCTCGGCAGCCGCGCCGTGGGAGGCGCCGGGCTGATTTTCACCGAAGCCACTGCGGTGACCGCCGACGGTCGCATCACCGCCCAGGACCTGGGCCTGTGGCACGACGCACAGATCGAACCGCTGCAACGCATCACCCGGTTTATTGCCGCCCAAGGCGCGGTGGCCGGGATTCAATTGGCCCACGCCGGGCGCAAGGCCAGCACCCATCGGCCATGGATCGGCAAGCACGGCAGCGTCAAGCCGGACGACGGCGGCTGGGTGCCGGTAGGCCCATCGCCGATTGCCTTCGATCCGCAGCACACCCAGCCCAGACAGCTGGACGAAGGGCAGATCCAGCAAGTGATCGCCGACTTTGTCGCTGCCGCCAAGCGCGCACTGACTGCGGGGTTTGAGGTGGTGGAAATTCACGCCGCCCACGGTTACCTGTTGCATCAGTTTCTCTCGCCGATCAGCAATCAGCGCCAGGACCAGTACGGCGGATCATTTGAAAACCGCATTCGCCTGGTGTTGCAGGTGACAACAGCGGTGCGCGAGGTCTGGCCTCAAGAATTGCCGCTGTTTGTGCGGGTATCGGCCACTGACTGGGTCGAAGACGGCTGGAACCCCGATGAAACCGTGGAACTGGCGCGCCGCCTCAAAGCCCTCGGCGTGGACCTGATCGACGTGTCCTCCGGTGGCACCGCCGCCAACGCCGAGATCCCCATCGGCCCCGGTTACCAGACGCGCTTCGCCGAACGGGTACGCAAGGAAGCGGGCATCGCCACTGGCACCGTCGGCATGATCACCGAGCCGGCCCAGGCCGAGCACATCCTGCGTACGTGCCAGGCCGATATCATCTTTCTCGCCCGCGAACTGCTGCGCGATCCCTACTGGCCGTTGCATGCCGACGATGATCTGGGCGGACGCAAGGCCATCTGGCCGGCGCAGTACCAGCGGGCGACCCATCGGGACCAGCCGATCCACGAGTCCGATCTGCGCGACTGA
- a CDS encoding DUF418 domain-containing protein — protein MTPTRLVHVDALRGFALLGILVVNICAFADPYYASALSNPDYASTGDHLMRLLISLLFETKFYLLFSFLFGYSFTLQMAAAERADAPFAPRMVRRQLALLIVGLVHGAVLYYGEILSTYALLGLVLLAARSLSPAKACRWGVGLVVVACSGWMVLGVLQILEGDTSGGASSEPATKLAAFSGSALDTLRFHSGHLWNTVQALWLLQGPSALAMFFFGYAAGRRQWLVAPYPWQPHLRRLLCLTLPVGLLGALIYALSAAYAPGGGLETFAFGVGQLTAPLLSAAYALLMLALFGSAVGFWLCQWLAPVGKMALSNYLLQSALLGLLFSGYGAGLTNQLQPWLMLPVVLGIFALQLWLSARWLRTHPYGPMEWLLRAATLWAWPSWRRSP, from the coding sequence ATGACGCCGACACGCCTGGTACACGTGGACGCGCTACGCGGCTTTGCCCTGCTGGGCATTCTGGTGGTGAACATTTGCGCATTTGCCGACCCCTACTACGCGTCCGCCCTCAGCAACCCCGACTACGCCAGCACCGGCGATCACCTGATGCGCCTGCTGATTTCGCTGCTGTTCGAAACCAAGTTCTACCTGCTGTTTTCCTTTTTGTTCGGCTACAGCTTTACCTTGCAGATGGCCGCCGCCGAACGCGCCGACGCGCCGTTTGCACCACGTATGGTACGTAGGCAATTGGCCTTGCTGATCGTGGGACTGGTCCACGGTGCCGTGCTGTACTACGGCGAAATCCTCTCCACTTACGCCTTGCTTGGCCTGGTGCTGCTGGCTGCGCGCAGCCTGTCGCCAGCCAAGGCGTGTCGCTGGGGAGTCGGCCTCGTCGTCGTTGCCTGCTCGGGGTGGATGGTGCTCGGCGTGCTGCAAATACTGGAGGGCGATACCAGCGGCGGCGCCAGCAGCGAACCCGCGACCAAACTCGCGGCCTTCAGCGGCAGTGCCCTGGACACCTTGCGCTTTCACAGCGGCCACCTGTGGAACACCGTGCAGGCACTTTGGCTGCTGCAAGGGCCGAGCGCCCTGGCGATGTTCTTCTTCGGCTATGCCGCCGGGCGGCGCCAATGGCTGGTGGCGCCGTATCCCTGGCAACCCCACTTGCGTCGCCTGCTGTGCCTCACCCTTCCCGTGGGCCTGCTGGGCGCGCTGATCTATGCGTTGAGCGCTGCCTATGCGCCGGGCGGCGGCCTGGAAACCTTCGCCTTTGGCGTCGGGCAACTCACGGCGCCGTTGTTGAGCGCGGCGTATGCCCTGTTGATGTTGGCACTGTTCGGCTCTGCCGTCGGGTTTTGGCTGTGTCAGTGGCTAGCGCCCGTGGGCAAGATGGCCCTGAGTAACTACCTGTTGCAATCGGCCCTGTTGGGGCTGCTGTTCAGCGGCTACGGCGCAGGCTTGACCAACCAACTGCAACCCTGGCTGATGTTGCCGGTGGTACTTGGGATCTTTGCCTTGCAACTGTGGCTGAGCGCTCGCTGGCTGCGCACTCATCCCTATGGGCCGATGGAGTGGCTGCTGCGGGCAGCCACGTTATGGGCGTGGCCAAGCTGGCGGCGCAGCCCATAA
- a CDS encoding TetR/AcrR family transcriptional regulator → MRTVDPQQRESKRMALLDAAARCFAEAGFVATRTADICTAAGMSAGNLFHYFASKHEVLLALVAREGEQIQQAMAPLAAAEDPMAALLTFVDHTCELACDRHYAGLALEISALGHRDEAVAYLMKANDRYLREGLEALIEAAGKAGQLHTTLTVPEAANWLATLIDGMFARVAADADFHPNQQIDVLRGLVTHLLQGH, encoded by the coding sequence ATGCGCACCGTTGATCCGCAGCAACGTGAAAGCAAACGCATGGCCCTGCTCGACGCCGCTGCCCGGTGTTTTGCCGAAGCGGGGTTCGTCGCCACCCGCACGGCCGACATCTGCACAGCCGCCGGGATGAGCGCCGGCAACCTGTTCCACTACTTCGCCAGCAAACATGAAGTACTACTGGCGCTGGTGGCCCGCGAAGGTGAACAGATCCAACAAGCCATGGCGCCATTGGCCGCAGCCGAAGACCCGATGGCCGCGCTGCTGACGTTCGTGGACCACACCTGTGAATTGGCGTGTGACCGCCACTACGCGGGCCTGGCATTGGAAATTTCCGCATTGGGCCACCGTGATGAAGCCGTCGCGTACCTGATGAAAGCCAACGACCGCTACTTGCGCGAAGGCCTGGAGGCGCTGATCGAGGCGGCCGGCAAGGCCGGGCAATTGCACACGACCTTGACCGTGCCCGAAGCGGCCAATTGGCTGGCCACCCTGATCGACGGCATGTTCGCCCGAGTGGCGGCCGATGCGGACTTCCACCCGAACCAGCAGATTGATGTGCTGCGCGGTCTGGTGACCCACCTGCTGCAAGGTCACTGA